CGCGGAGGCGGCCGTCAGCGCGGCGGCCGCGACGCCGGCGAGGGCGAGAGTGCGAAACCTGGTCATCGGAACGGCCCTCCTGGGCTCTCTTGATGCTGCGATCCTGGCGGCGAAATGGCGCGGGATTGTGGCGGGGGCGGGGTGCCTTCGTGGTTCCCCGCGGCGGCCCATCTCAGTCCACCCCCTGCGCCTCGTCGTAACGCCCATATGGGGCGCCGGCTGCGGGAAGGGGAGGGGGAAGGGCGGTCTGGCCGAGGACCCATCCCTCCCAGCGGCGCACCCAGGGATCGTTCGGGACGAGGTCCGGGCGGGCGCCGTCCAGCACGGCAACCACGCAAAGGAGGCCGAGAAGGCTGTCGAACCGGTCCTCGCCCGCCGCGTTCGCGCCGAAACCGTCGGCGATCGTGACCTCGAGCGCCGGATCGGGGGCGACGCAAAGGCGCTCCATCGCGGCGCGAAGGGCCGGGGCGGCGGCGCGGCGGACGGATTGGGCGCGCTTGCTGCCGGACAGGCGGACGGCGAGGTGGCGCATGGCCTCGGCGGGGTAGGTCTCGGCGAGGGTGGCGGTGCCGGGGGCGAGCAGGGCGTGCAGCCCGCCCTCGAAGGGCCAGAGGCGGTAGGGGGCGCCGCCTGCCAGGGCGGGGGAGAGCCAGTCCCGCCAGGCGGCGATGGCGGCCTTGCCGGTCTGGTTCGCGCCGAGGGTCCAGAACAGGGGGGCGCCGGCAGGGCGCTCCGCGGTGGCGCGGTCGCAGAGGCGGGAGAGGTCGGCGGGGCCGGCGAAGCCGAGCGCGGCGGCGTGGGCGGCGCGGGTCATGCCGCGCAGGCCGACCCGCGGGTAGAAGGGCCGGGCGGGGCCGACCGTCTCCAGGGTGTCGCTCACCTCCAGGAAGCCGGGGGGCGGCGCGCGGAGGAAAGCGGGGAAGCCGGATTCCGGCCGCGCGGCGGCCCAAAGGGCGGCCCAGGCGCGCGGCAGGCCCAGGGGAAGGTCCAGCCCGAGGGCGAGGGGCGGGCCTTCCGCCATCAGGGCGGCGGTGCGGGCGGCGGGGTCGCCGACCGGTGCCGGGGCCTCGGCGGTCCAGGCGCCGCCGCGTTTGCGGGCGACGCTGATCCAGCGCTTGCCGGGGTGGGCGGACCAGTCGGCGTGGGCCGCGGTGAGATCCGGGGTCAGGAGCCCTTCAGGGGCTGCTGGGCGCGGTCCAGCAGGCGGCGGAAGAGGTTGGGCTTCTTCCCCGGCTCCGTGGCGGCGGCGCGGGCGGCGGCGGCCCCTGCGGCAGCGCGGCGCTCCTCCTCGCGGTCCTTCTCCTTTGCGGCGAGCCACTTCTCCAGCGAGAGGCCGGCCTTGGCGGCGCGGCGGGCCTCGTAGGCGCGTTGGGCGTCGGTCATGCGCGGCGGCGGGTTGGCCATGCGGAGGTCTCGCGGGAGAGGGGGCGGCAGACTGCCGGCCCGTGAAGGACGCGTGCGGGAAGGACGCGCGTGGATGGCGGGTGAATGGCGCGGCGGCGGGCGGGCATCAAGCCCCCTTGCGTTTCCCCTTCCCCGGGGCGCCGAGGGGTGGGAAGAGGCAGGGCATGGAAGCACGGGTGAAGGCGGGGCTCTGGGCCTCGATGGCGCTGCGGATGGGGGACGCCGCCGGGCGGCCCGGGGCGGTGCTGCGGAAGGGCGATCCGGACAGCGGCGGCATCCTGGTGGTGCTGCGCGGTCGGGAGGGGCTGGTGGCCCTGGCCCAGACGCGGGACGCGATGGGGCGCCCGGCCTGGGTACGGGGCACGGGCGCGGCGCCGGTCGATGACGAGGCGCTGGACGCCTACGTCGCCCGGCAGGTGAAGCGGGACCCGGACCTCTGGGTGCTGGAATTCGAGACGCCGGACCTGCTGCCGCCCTTCGAGGCGGTGATCCTCTAGTCCAGCTTCGGGATTACGCTCTCCACCGCCTCGCAGGCCGCGCCGATGCCCCGGCCGACCGAGCAGGCGCCATCCCACAGGAAGCCCCCGACATCGCCGACGAGCCCTGCCGCCCTGTCCAAGGTGTCCATTGCGGTGGCGGTCTCGCCGATGTTGTCCAGGGTGCTGGACTTGCCGCCCTCCTCGGCGGCGCGGCGGGCGCGCTCCAGCTCCTCCTCGTTCTTCGCGGCGATGGCGGCGGCGTCCTCGGGATTCATGGGGCCGTTTCTCCTGGCCTGAGGTGCCCGGGGTCTCCTTCCCGGTCCCTTTTCCAGTTGCAGCCGGGCATGGCGGATTCAAGGCCGGCGGGGCCCGGCCCGATCAGCGATCCGTGAGGCGCAGCTCGATGCGGCGGTTGCGGGCGCGGGCGCCGGGGGTGTCGGCGGGGTCGAGGGGCTGGAACTCGCCGAAGGCGGTGGCGGCCACGCGGTTCGCGGGCAGGCCGTTCTGGATCATCAGCTGGGCCACGGCGATGGCGCGGGCGGAGGAGAGCTCCCAGTTGCTGCCGTAGCGGGCGCCGGGGCGGACGGGGGAGTTGTCGGCGTGGCCGTCCACCCGCAGCACCCAGTTCGTGCCCTCGGGGATACGGCCGGCGATGTCCAGCAGCAGGCGGGTGACGTTGGCGATCCCCTCCCGGCCGGTGTCGGACAGCTCCGCGCTGCCGATGGGGAAGAGGACCTCGGACTGGAAGACGAAGCGGTCCCCGGCGATGCGGATCTCCGGGCGGTCGCCCAGCACGTCGCGCAGGCGGCCGAAAAAGTCGGAGCGGTAGCGCTGCAGCTCCTCCACCCGGGCGGCCAGGGCGGCATTCAGGCGCTGGCCGAGGGCGGCGATCTGGGCGTCCTTCTCCCGGTCCTGTGCCTCCTGGGCGTCGAGCGCGCCAGCCACGCGGCGGAGCTCGGCGCGGAGCGCGTCGAGCTGCTGGGTGAGGAGGGCGGCCTGGGCGCGGGCGCTCTCGGCGAGGCGGGCATATTCCCCGGAGAGTGTCTGGTTCTGGGCCTCGGCGGCGCGGCGGGCCTCGCCCTCCGTGCGGGCGCTGCGGGTGGCCTCGGCGAGCAGGGTCTCGGCGGCAGTGCGGCCGCGCGCGGCCTCGGCCGCCGCCGCCTCAGCGGCTTGGCGCGCAGTCGTCGCCTCGGTGGCGCGGGTCTCGGCCGCCCTCTGAGCGGCGGCGGCGGACACGGCCGCGGCCCTGGCGTCGTCCCGGGCGGTGCCGGCCTCAGCGGCGGCGTTCTCGGCCCCTGCGGTGGCCAGCTCGGCCGCGCGGCGGCGGCGTTCCTCATCGCCCGCGCGGGCCAGAGCGGCCCGGGCGGAGGCTTCCGCCTGGTCCCGGAGGGCGGTGAGGGCGCGGATCTGATCGTTGAGGCGGGCGATGTCGGAAGCCCGGGTCTCAATGATGGCGCGGTCGGCGAGGGTCTGGGTGTCGAGGCGGGCGATCTCCTGGCGCAGCCCGGCCAGCTCGCGGCGCGCGGCCTCCAGGGAGGCGCGAGCCTCGGCGAGGCTCCGCTCCGCACCCTGGCGGGCGGCGTTCTCGGTGGCGAGCGCCCGGCGGGTCTCGGTGAGGCCGCGGACGGTGCGGGCGGTGTCGGCGCCGGCGGCCTCGGCACCGGAGAGGGCGTCGGCGAGGCGGGCCTCCAGGCTGGCGATGCGCTGGCCGTTGCCGGAGGTGGCCAGCTCCGCGTCCGCGAGGCGGGCGGCGAGGCGGTCCCGCTCCTCCCGCGCCGCGTCGCGGGCGGAGGTGGTGCGGGCGGCCTCCGCCTGCAGGGAGGCGAGGTCGCGGCGGGTGGCGTCGCGCTCCGCCCCGGTGGCGCGGGCCTCCTCCTGCGCGCGGCCGAGGGCGGCGCGCAGCTCCTCCGCCCCGCCGCGCTCGAGCGAGAGAAGTTCGGCGAGCTCGGCCACCTGACGGTTCAGCCGGTCCAGCGCGCGGTCGCGCGAGGAGAGGGCGACGGAGAGGAAGCCCTGGGCGAGGACGAAGACGAGCAGGACGAAGATGATGATGATGAGCAGCGTGGCGAGGGCGTCCACGTAGCCCGGCCAAGCGTTGAGGCCCTCGCCCCGGTTGCGGCGGGAAGCGCCTAAAGGCATCGAAGCGGCCGCGAGGTCATGGGCGGGCCTGCAGGCTGGGTCGCGACCCGGATCCCTCCGGGCCGCCGGCCGCTGTGAAGCCCATCCTGGGCGGGCGGCGGAAGGGCTCGGTCACGAGCAGGACCGTTCCGAGGAGCAGGAGCCTAGCTAGGAAGGTCGGCGCGAAGTCATGACCACCGAAGCTAGCCTCAAGGAAGGCGGCGACCGCGCTCCACCAGAGGGTAAGGATGACGACCCGCGCGATTCTCGGGCCGAGGTGGCGGGTCATTGCGGCCATGCCCTCATTGACCCTGCGGCGTCTCGGCCATGGCCGCGATGGTGCGGGCCAGGACCTTGATCTCGGAGCGGATCTCCTGCGTGGACTGGGCGCGGCCCTGCGCGCTCTCCTCCAGCAGGCGGGCGAGGTAGAGCTCCACGTTGCGGAGGTGGTTACGGGAGGCGGCGTCGTGCTCCCCCGTCTCGCCCAGGCGCTGGAGGACGGGGGCGAGGCCGGACTGGGCCTCCGCCACGCGCTGCATCAGGAGCTGGCCGGCGCGCATCTGGTCGGTGAGGACGGTCAGGCGCTCGGCCAGGGTCTCCAGGGCACGGCCGGCACCGGCGCTGCGCTCCTCGCCGCGGATGAGGATGCGCTGCAGGCCCTCCAGGTTCTCGGCGGTCTGCTCCAGCAGGGCCTGGACATAGGCGGGGACGGAGCCGCCCTCCGCGCCGCCCTCGCCCAGCACGCCGGAGGAGAGGCGGGTGACGCCGGCCAGCCACTCCTCCAGCTCGTTGTAGAAGCGGGTCTGGGCCTGGCCTGCGGTGAGGTCGAGGAAGCCGAGC
This genomic window from Pararoseomonas sp. SCSIO 73927 contains:
- a CDS encoding peptidoglycan -binding protein, whose product is MPLGASRRNRGEGLNAWPGYVDALATLLIIIIFVLLVFVLAQGFLSVALSSRDRALDRLNRQVAELAELLSLERGGAEELRAALGRAQEEARATGAERDATRRDLASLQAEAARTTSARDAAREERDRLAARLADAELATSGNGQRIASLEARLADALSGAEAAGADTARTVRGLTETRRALATENAARQGAERSLAEARASLEAARRELAGLRQEIARLDTQTLADRAIIETRASDIARLNDQIRALTALRDQAEASARAALARAGDEERRRRAAELATAGAENAAAEAGTARDDARAAAVSAAAAQRAAETRATEATTARQAAEAAAAEAARGRTAAETLLAEATRSARTEGEARRAAEAQNQTLSGEYARLAESARAQAALLTQQLDALRAELRRVAGALDAQEAQDREKDAQIAALGQRLNAALAARVEELQRYRSDFFGRLRDVLGDRPEIRIAGDRFVFQSEVLFPIGSAELSDTGREGIANVTRLLLDIAGRIPEGTNWVLRVDGHADNSPVRPGARYGSNWELSSARAIAVAQLMIQNGLPANRVAATAFGEFQPLDPADTPGARARNRRIELRLTDR
- a CDS encoding DUF1491 family protein, producing MEARVKAGLWASMALRMGDAAGRPGAVLRKGDPDSGGILVVLRGREGLVALAQTRDAMGRPAWVRGTGAAPVDDEALDAYVARQVKRDPDLWVLEFETPDLLPPFEAVIL